A genomic stretch from Streptococcus oralis includes:
- a CDS encoding NAD(P)H-dependent oxidoreductase → MKFVGLVGSNYDQSYNRKLLEFIRRNFKFKFELEVLEIDEVPMFNQDEKWDESFQLRFLYNKITRADGVIIATPEHNHTISASLKSVLEWLSYEVHPFENKPVMIVGASYYDQGTSRAQVHLRKILDAPGVNAYTLPGNEFLLGKAKEAFDNNGNITNEGTVKFLETCLDNFVKYVGVVSKLKKPKPIEPEDLDCGKPIATTITEVDPDDPEWVEKVAAITGAVSGDTYVKLDHGILTVNQIDMFLKAMPFELTYADDNNQFLYYNNAHQDPDTMFAKRVPPQSGSRMSTVHNSLPPARMKNVEWVIGTLRNGNQEYVRTIVPGSPTGVINTHNYQAMYYPDGSYAGINEIVFNFQPWLDWYLKETGQRLVGGSGPFAPAAGGHGDADATSGASDSGDAGGHGGDADATSGASN, encoded by the coding sequence ATGAAATTTGTTGGACTTGTTGGATCAAACTACGATCAATCATATAACCGCAAACTCTTGGAATTTATTCGTCGCAATTTCAAATTCAAATTTGAATTAGAAGTCCTTGAAATCGACGAAGTTCCAATGTTTAACCAAGACGAAAAATGGGACGAAAGCTTCCAATTGCGTTTCTTGTATAACAAGATTACACGTGCTGATGGTGTTATTATCGCTACTCCTGAGCACAACCACACTATCTCAGCTTCACTTAAATCTGTACTCGAATGGCTTTCATACGAAGTTCATCCATTTGAAAACAAGCCTGTTATGATTGTGGGTGCATCATACTATGACCAAGGAACATCACGTGCCCAAGTTCACCTTCGTAAAATCCTTGATGCTCCAGGTGTCAATGCCTACACGCTTCCAGGTAACGAATTCCTTCTTGGTAAAGCTAAGGAAGCTTTTGATAACAACGGAAATATCACCAACGAAGGAACTGTTAAATTCCTTGAAACTTGCTTAGATAACTTTGTAAAATACGTAGGAGTCGTTTCGAAATTGAAAAAACCAAAACCAATCGAACCAGAAGACTTGGATTGTGGAAAACCAATTGCTACAACCATTACTGAAGTTGATCCTGACGATCCAGAATGGGTAGAAAAAGTTGCAGCAATCACTGGCGCTGTTTCTGGTGATACCTATGTCAAATTGGACCACGGTATCTTGACAGTTAATCAAATTGATATGTTCTTGAAAGCTATGCCATTTGAATTGACATACGCTGACGACAACAACCAATTCCTATACTACAACAACGCTCACCAAGATCCAGACACCATGTTTGCCAAACGTGTGCCACCTCAATCAGGTAGCCGTATGTCGACTGTTCATAATTCTCTTCCACCAGCACGTATGAAGAACGTGGAGTGGGTTATCGGAACACTTCGCAACGGAAACCAAGAATACGTCCGTACTATCGTTCCAGGTTCTCCTACAGGTGTCATCAACACCCACAACTACCAAGCGATGTACTATCCTGACGGATCATACGCTGGTATCAATGAAATCGTGTTTAACTTCCAACCATGGCTTGACTGGTACCTAAAAGAAACTGGTCAACGTTTGGTAGGTGGTAGCGGACCATTTGCTCCAGCTGCTGGAGGTCATGGAGACGCCGATGCTACTTCTGGCGCTTCTGATTCAGGGGATGCTGGAGGCCACGGTGGTGACGCTGACGCTACTTCTGGCGCAAGCAACTAA
- a CDS encoding NADPH-dependent FMN reductase translates to MLKLIAIVGTNSKRSTNRQLLQYMQKHFADKAEIELVEIKDIPVFNKPADKQLPAEILEIAAKIEEADGVIIGTPEYDHSIPAVLMSALAWLSYGIYPLLNKPIMITGASYGTLGSSRAQLQLRQILNAPEIKANVLPDEFLLSHSLQAFNPSGDLVDLDVIKKLDAIFDDFRIFVKITEKLRNAQELLRKDAEEFDWENL, encoded by the coding sequence ATGCTAAAACTTATTGCCATTGTTGGAACGAACTCTAAACGTTCTACAAACCGCCAATTGCTCCAATACATGCAAAAACACTTTGCTGATAAAGCTGAAATTGAACTCGTTGAAATCAAGGATATCCCTGTTTTCAACAAACCAGCAGATAAGCAACTTCCAGCTGAAATTCTTGAGATTGCAGCTAAAATTGAAGAGGCTGATGGTGTGATTATCGGTACTCCTGAGTACGACCACTCTATCCCTGCAGTTTTGATGAGCGCTCTTGCTTGGCTATCTTACGGTATCTACCCACTTTTGAACAAACCAATCATGATCACTGGTGCTTCCTACGGTACACTTGGTTCATCTCGTGCCCAATTGCAACTTCGTCAAATCTTGAACGCTCCTGAAATCAAGGCAAATGTTCTACCAGATGAATTCTTGCTCTCACACTCTCTTCAAGCATTTAACCCAAGTGGTGACTTGGTTGATCTTGACGTCATCAAGAAATTGGATGCCATCTTTGATGACTTCCGTATCTTCGTGAAGATTACTGAGAAATTGCGCAATGCACAAGAATTGCTTCGCAAAGATGCAGAAGAATTTGACTGGGAAAATTTGTAA
- a CDS encoding FAD:protein FMN transferase produces the protein MPLHSRSERLMGTTITISLVDEQADCLLQGAFDLLKELEYRFNANSQESELMEINYQAGIKPVKVHPDLFELIALGLEHSLAPSSHLNISIGPLIQTWRIGFADARLPDSKEIEAVLPLVDPHFIKLDPTSSTVFLEKKGMKLDLGCLAKGYSADKVAQYLKEHGVTSALINLGGNILTIGNNQVKDGKAWQIGIQDPRNPRGNHLLTIPASNKSVVTSGIYERHLTVDGKDYHHIFDSETGFPVETDLASLTIISDKSVDGEIWTTRLFGERSASILWQVESIDGIEAILIDKEGRLACSSGLQNCIM, from the coding sequence TTGCCTCTTCATTCACGTTCTGAACGGCTAATGGGAACAACGATCACGATTTCATTAGTAGATGAACAGGCTGATTGCCTACTTCAAGGAGCCTTTGATTTGCTCAAGGAACTCGAATACCGCTTTAACGCCAACAGTCAAGAATCCGAACTGATGGAAATCAACTACCAGGCTGGAATCAAACCTGTTAAGGTTCATCCTGACCTGTTTGAACTGATTGCTCTAGGGTTAGAACATAGTCTAGCTCCATCTAGCCATCTAAATATCAGTATTGGTCCCTTGATTCAAACCTGGCGAATCGGATTTGCAGATGCACGGCTTCCAGACTCCAAAGAAATCGAAGCTGTCTTGCCACTAGTTGACCCGCATTTTATCAAGTTGGATCCGACTAGCTCTACTGTCTTTTTAGAGAAGAAAGGAATGAAGCTTGATTTAGGTTGTTTAGCTAAGGGCTATAGTGCAGATAAGGTTGCCCAGTATTTGAAAGAACACGGTGTCACCTCTGCCTTGATCAATCTCGGAGGAAATATCCTCACCATCGGGAACAATCAAGTCAAAGACGGGAAAGCCTGGCAGATTGGGATTCAAGATCCGCGAAATCCTCGTGGCAATCATCTCCTAACTATCCCTGCTTCTAACAAATCCGTTGTCACTTCAGGTATCTATGAACGCCACCTGACAGTAGATGGAAAAGACTATCACCATATCTTTGATAGTGAGACAGGATTCCCTGTCGAAACCGATCTCGCTAGCCTAACGATTATCTCTGATAAATCCGTTGATGGTGAGATTTGGACAACTCGCCTATTCGGAGAGCGAAGCGCTTCTATCCTCTGGCAAGTCGAAAGTATAGATGGTATTGAAGCCATCCTCATCGACAAAGAAGGACGCCTTGCATGTTCTTCAGGCCTTCAAAATTGTATTATGTAA
- the nox gene encoding H2O-forming NADH oxidase, producing MSKIVVVGANHAGTACINTMLDNFGHENEIVVFDQNSNISFLGCGMALWIGEQIDGPEGLFYSDKEKLEAKGAKVYMNSPVLSIDYDNKVVTAEVEGKEHKESYDKLIFATGSTPILPPIEGVEIVKGNREFKATLENVQFVKLYQNAEEVIEKLEDKSKHLERIAVVGGGYIGVELAEAFERLGKEVVLVDIVDTVLNGYYDKDFTQMMAKNLEDHNIRLALGQTVKAIQGDGKVERLVTDKETFDVDMVVLAVGFRPNTALADGKIELFRNGAFLVDKKQETSIPGVYAVGDCATVYDNARKDTSYIALASNAVRTGIVGAYNACGHELEGIGVQGSNGISIYGLHMVSTGLTLEKAKAAGYNATETGFNDLQKPEFIKHDNHEVAIKIVFDKDSREILGAQMVSHDSSIGMGIHMFSLAIQEHVTIDKLALTDLFFLPHFNKPYNYITMAALTAEK from the coding sequence ATGAGTAAAATCGTTGTAGTTGGTGCTAACCACGCTGGTACAGCATGTATCAACACTATGTTGGACAACTTTGGACATGAAAATGAAATCGTTGTATTTGACCAAAACTCAAATATTTCATTCCTTGGTTGTGGAATGGCGCTTTGGATTGGGGAACAAATTGATGGCCCAGAAGGTCTCTTCTACTCTGATAAAGAAAAATTGGAAGCAAAAGGTGCTAAAGTTTACATGAACTCACCAGTTCTTTCAATTGACTACGATAACAAAGTTGTGACAGCAGAAGTTGAAGGTAAAGAACACAAAGAGTCTTATGATAAATTGATCTTTGCAACTGGTTCAACTCCAATCTTGCCTCCAATCGAAGGTGTTGAAATCGTTAAGGGCAACCGCGAATTCAAAGCAACTCTTGAAAATGTACAATTTGTTAAATTGTACCAAAACGCTGAAGAAGTTATTGAAAAACTTGAAGACAAGAGCAAACACCTTGAGCGCATTGCCGTTGTTGGTGGTGGTTACATCGGTGTTGAGCTTGCTGAAGCTTTCGAGCGTCTTGGAAAAGAAGTTGTACTTGTTGACATCGTAGACACTGTTTTGAACGGCTATTACGACAAAGACTTCACTCAAATGATGGCGAAGAACTTGGAAGACCACAACATCCGCTTGGCTCTTGGTCAAACTGTTAAAGCAATCCAAGGTGACGGCAAAGTAGAACGCTTGGTAACAGACAAAGAAACATTTGATGTGGACATGGTTGTTCTTGCAGTTGGTTTCCGTCCTAACACAGCTCTTGCTGATGGTAAGATTGAACTCTTCCGCAACGGTGCCTTCCTTGTAGACAAGAAACAAGAAACTTCAATCCCAGGTGTTTATGCAGTAGGTGACTGTGCGACTGTTTATGATAACGCTCGTAAAGACACTAGCTACATCGCGCTTGCATCTAACGCTGTACGTACTGGTATTGTTGGTGCTTATAACGCTTGTGGTCATGAATTGGAAGGAATCGGAGTTCAAGGATCAAACGGTATCTCTATCTACGGTCTTCACATGGTTTCGACTGGTTTGACTCTTGAAAAAGCTAAAGCTGCTGGTTACAACGCAACTGAAACAGGCTTTAACGATCTTCAAAAACCAGAATTTATCAAACATGACAACCACGAAGTTGCCATCAAGATTGTCTTTGACAAAGACAGCCGTGAAATCCTTGGTGCGCAAATGGTATCTCATGACTCATCAATCGGTATGGGAATCCATATGTTCTCACTTGCTATCCAAGAGCATGTGACAATTGACAAGTTGGCATTGACAGACCTATTCTTCTTGCCACACTTTAACAAACCATACAACTACATCACAATGGCTGCACTTACAGCTGAAAAATAG
- the pdxS gene encoding pyridoxal 5'-phosphate synthase lyase subunit PdxS, with product MTENRYELNKNLAQMLKGGVIMDVQNPEQARIAEAAGAAAVMALERIPADIRAAGGVSRMSDPKMIKEIQEAVSIPVMAKVRIGHFVEAQILEAIEIDYIDESEVLSPADDRFHVDKKEFQVPFVCGAKDLGEALRRIAEGASMIRTKGEPGTGDIVQAVRHMRMMNQEIRRIQNLREDELYVAAKDLQVPIELVQYVHEHGKLPVVNFAAGGVATPADAALMMQLGAEGVFVGSGIFKSGDPVKRASAIVKAVTNYQNPQILAQISEDLGEAMVGINENEIQILMAERGK from the coding sequence ATGACTGAAAATCGTTATGAACTAAATAAAAACTTGGCACAGATGCTCAAAGGTGGGGTTATCATGGACGTTCAGAACCCTGAACAGGCTCGTATCGCAGAGGCTGCCGGTGCGGCAGCTGTTATGGCCTTGGAGCGGATTCCAGCTGATATTCGTGCAGCTGGTGGAGTTTCCCGTATGAGCGACCCAAAGATGATTAAGGAAATCCAAGAAGCGGTCAGCATTCCAGTGATGGCCAAGGTCAGAATCGGGCATTTTGTTGAAGCTCAGATTTTAGAGGCTATTGAGATTGACTATATCGATGAGAGTGAAGTGCTGTCTCCAGCTGACGACCGTTTCCATGTGGACAAGAAAGAATTCCAAGTTCCTTTTGTCTGTGGAGCTAAGGATTTGGGTGAAGCCTTGCGTCGTATCGCTGAAGGAGCTTCTATGATTCGTACCAAAGGAGAACCGGGGACAGGAGACATTGTTCAAGCCGTTCGCCATATGCGCATGATGAATCAGGAAATTCGTCGTATTCAAAATCTACGTGAAGATGAGCTCTACGTAGCTGCTAAGGACTTGCAAGTCCCTATTGAATTGGTTCAGTATGTCCATGAACATGGAAAATTGCCGGTTGTAAACTTTGCAGCTGGAGGCGTTGCAACGCCAGCAGATGCGGCCTTGATGATGCAACTGGGGGCAGAGGGCGTCTTTGTCGGTTCAGGTATTTTCAAGTCAGGAGATCCTGTTAAACGAGCAAGTGCTATTGTCAAAGCCGTAACCAACTACCAAAATCCTCAAATTCTGGCTCAAATCTCTGAAGACCTAGGGGAAGCCATGGTTGGTATCAATGAGAATGAAATCCAAATTCTCATGGCAGAGCGAGGAAAATAG
- the pdxT gene encoding pyridoxal 5'-phosphate synthase glutaminase subunit PdxT, translated as MKIGILALQGAFAEHAKVLEKLGVVSVEIRNLEDFQQYQSDLAGLILPGGESTTMGKLLRDQDMLIPIREAILSGLPVFGTCAGLILLAKEITSQEESHLATMDIVVERNAYGRQLGSFYTEAECKGVGQIPMTFIRGPIISSFGEGVEILATVDDQIVAAQELNMLVTSFHPELTDDVRLHQYFINMCKQKS; from the coding sequence ATGAAAATCGGAATATTAGCCTTGCAAGGTGCCTTTGCAGAACATGCAAAAGTGCTAGAAAAGTTAGGTGTTGTTAGTGTCGAAATCAGAAATTTAGAGGATTTTCAACAATATCAGAGTGACTTGGCGGGTTTGATATTACCTGGTGGTGAGTCTACAACCATGGGCAAGCTCTTGCGTGACCAGGACATGCTGATTCCCATTCGAGAAGCCATTCTTTCTGGCCTTCCCGTTTTTGGAACCTGTGCGGGTTTGATTTTGCTGGCTAAGGAAATCACTTCTCAGGAAGAAAGCCATCTAGCGACTATGGACATAGTAGTAGAGCGCAATGCCTATGGGCGCCAACTGGGAAGTTTCTATACGGAAGCAGAATGTAAGGGAGTCGGTCAGATTCCCATGACCTTTATTCGTGGACCGATTATCAGCAGTTTTGGAGAAGGTGTAGAAATTCTAGCAACAGTAGACGATCAAATCGTTGCTGCGCAAGAACTGAATATGCTGGTAACCTCTTTTCATCCAGAATTGACAGATGATGTGCGCTTGCATCAGTATTTTATCAATATGTGTAAACAAAAAAGTTGA
- the trhA gene encoding PAQR family membrane homeostasis protein TrhA — MNTSLKLSKKLSFGEEIANSVTHAVGAVIMLILLPISSTYSYEAHGFLSSFGVSIFVISLFLMFLSSTIYHSMAYGSTHKYVLRIIDHSMIYVAIAGSYTPVVLTLMNNWFGYLIIAIQWGTTIFGILYKIFAKKVNEKFSLALYLIMGWLVLAIIPAIISQTTPIFWGLMVTGGLCYTVGAGFYAKKKPYFHMIWHLFILAASALQYIAIVYYM; from the coding sequence ATGAATACCAGTCTAAAACTCAGTAAAAAACTCAGTTTTGGAGAGGAGATTGCTAATAGCGTAACCCATGCTGTGGGTGCCGTTATCATGCTCATCTTACTCCCCATCTCATCCACCTATAGTTATGAAGCACACGGATTTTTATCATCTTTTGGTGTTTCTATCTTTGTTATCAGTCTATTTCTCATGTTCCTCTCGTCAACCATTTACCACTCTATGGCCTATGGTTCGACCCACAAATACGTCTTGCGAATCATCGACCATTCTATGATTTACGTGGCTATCGCAGGCTCTTATACGCCGGTCGTATTGACTTTGATGAATAACTGGTTTGGCTATCTGATCATTGCCATTCAGTGGGGAACGACCATCTTTGGCATCCTCTATAAAATCTTTGCTAAAAAGGTCAATGAGAAATTCAGCCTTGCTCTTTATTTGATCATGGGCTGGTTGGTTCTGGCTATCATTCCTGCCATTATCAGTCAAACAACGCCAATTTTCTGGGGTCTCATGGTAACTGGCGGACTCTGTTACACAGTTGGAGCTGGATTTTACGCTAAGAAAAAGCCTTATTTCCATATGATTTGGCATCTCTTTATCCTAGCTGCGTCTGCACTTCAGTACATTGCCATTGTTTATTACATGTAA
- a CDS encoding DUF1836 domain-containing protein translates to MNSNFSYPKWEDIPNIDLYLDQVLLYVNQVCAPISPDKDKGLTASMVNNYVKHGYLTKPDKKKYQRKQIARLIAITTLKSVFSIQEIAHTLNTLQSQASSDQLYDAFVDYMNHGIDPENPIIQTSCQTVKLYHQTLDLILIKEEEEIQ, encoded by the coding sequence ATGAATTCTAACTTTTCCTACCCAAAATGGGAAGACATTCCAAACATTGACCTCTATCTGGATCAGGTTTTACTTTATGTCAATCAAGTCTGCGCCCCTATCTCTCCAGATAAGGACAAGGGTCTAACAGCATCCATGGTCAATAATTATGTCAAACATGGTTACCTAACAAAGCCAGATAAGAAAAAATACCAACGCAAACAAATTGCCCGTTTGATTGCCATCACTACTCTCAAGTCTGTCTTTTCGATCCAAGAAATCGCTCACACACTCAATACTCTACAAAGTCAGGCAAGTTCAGACCAGCTCTACGACGCTTTTGTGGACTATATGAACCATGGGATTGATCCAGAAAATCCTATTATCCAAACCAGCTGTCAAACGGTTAAACTCTATCATCAAACTCTAGACTTAATCCTTATCAAAGAAGAGGAGGAAATCCAATGA
- a CDS encoding GNAT family N-acetyltransferase encodes MKIRLAFPNEVDAIMQVMEDAQKCLAESGSDQWQNGYPNADIIIDDIISGQAYVALEEGELLAYAAVTKSPEKSYEAIYEGSWQGGESEYLVFHRIAVAADVQGQGVAQTFLEGLIEGFDYLDFRSDTHAENKPMQHIFEKLGFQQVGKVPVDGERLAYQKLKK; translated from the coding sequence ATGAAGATTCGTTTAGCTTTTCCAAACGAAGTGGATGCGATTATGCAGGTGATGGAGGATGCCCAAAAGTGCTTAGCTGAGTCTGGTAGTGACCAGTGGCAAAATGGCTATCCAAATGCAGATATCATTATTGATGATATCATCTCAGGCCAAGCCTATGTGGCCTTGGAAGAAGGAGAACTACTAGCCTATGCTGCTGTGACCAAGAGCCCAGAGAAATCCTATGAAGCCATTTATGAAGGAAGTTGGCAAGGAGGAGAATCAGAATACCTGGTCTTTCATCGTATCGCTGTGGCAGCAGATGTACAAGGACAAGGTGTTGCTCAGACGTTCCTAGAAGGCTTGATTGAAGGTTTTGATTATCTAGATTTTCGTTCAGATACGCATGCTGAAAACAAGCCCATGCAGCATATCTTTGAAAAGCTAGGTTTTCAACAGGTTGGTAAGGTTCCGGTTGATGGGGAACGTTTGGCCTATCAGAAATTAAAAAAATGA
- a CDS encoding methylated-DNA--[protein]-cysteine S-methyltransferase, with product MKQNKYAKMLYPSPIGTLSLVADKQYLYGIWVQDQKHFERGIAGDSIEVVKKHPVLDQVISYLDTYFDGCAQDLSSLPLAPIGTDFEKRVWAYLQSIPYGQTVTYGQIAQDLQVASAQAIGGAVGRNPWSILVPCHRVLGSGNRLTGYASGVEKKAWLLQHEGVAFQENKK from the coding sequence ATGAAGCAGAATAAGTACGCAAAAATGCTCTACCCGTCGCCAATTGGAACCTTATCCTTAGTTGCTGACAAGCAATATCTGTATGGAATTTGGGTACAGGACCAGAAGCATTTTGAGAGGGGAATCGCTGGAGATAGTATAGAAGTAGTTAAGAAACATCCTGTCCTAGACCAGGTTATTTCCTATTTAGATACTTACTTTGATGGATGTGCTCAAGATTTGTCTTCCTTGCCTCTGGCTCCCATTGGAACGGATTTTGAAAAGCGAGTCTGGGCTTACTTACAGAGCATTCCTTATGGTCAAACAGTAACTTACGGACAAATAGCTCAAGATCTGCAAGTGGCTTCTGCTCAAGCGATTGGCGGAGCAGTGGGGCGTAATCCTTGGTCCATCCTCGTACCCTGTCACCGTGTGCTGGGATCAGGCAATCGCTTGACAGGCTATGCATCGGGAGTCGAAAAGAAAGCCTGGCTCTTGCAACATGAAGGTGTAGCATTTCAAGAAAATAAAAAATAG
- a CDS encoding arsenate reductase family protein, producing MLEFIEYPKCSTCKKAKNELDQLGLEYQDVHIVEETPSEDVILNWLETSGFEVKQFFNTSGIKYRELGLKDKVGSLSKQEAAKLLASDGMLLKRPILVENGAVKQIGYRKPYEDLGLR from the coding sequence ATGTTAGAATTTATTGAATACCCAAAATGTTCAACTTGTAAGAAAGCAAAAAATGAATTGGATCAACTTGGACTGGAATACCAAGATGTCCACATCGTAGAAGAAACACCAAGTGAAGACGTGATTTTGAACTGGTTAGAAACATCCGGTTTTGAAGTGAAACAATTTTTCAATACTAGCGGGATTAAGTACCGCGAACTGGGCCTAAAAGATAAGGTGGGAAGTTTGTCAAAACAAGAAGCAGCCAAGCTTCTAGCGAGTGATGGCATGTTATTGAAACGTCCAATTTTGGTGGAGAATGGTGCTGTTAAACAAATTGGCTATAGAAAACCCTATGAGGACTTAGGTTTGAGATAG
- a CDS encoding amino acid ABC transporter permease, which translates to MTVTTFLASDWYQSLMQLIPDGKLFSLRSVFDGIPRIVQQLPTTLMLTLGGAIFGLVLALVFAIVKINRVKILYPLQAFFVSFLKGTPILVQLMLTYYGIPLALKALNQQWGTGFNINAIPAALFAIVAFAFNEAAYASETIRAAILSVNPGEIEAARSLGMTRAQVYRRVIIPNAAVVATPTLINSLIGLTKGTSLAFSAGVVEVFAQAQILGGADYRYFERFISVALVYWVVNIGIESLGRFIEKKMAISAPDTVSTDVKGDLR; encoded by the coding sequence ATGACTGTTACAACATTTTTAGCATCAGATTGGTACCAAAGTTTGATGCAACTCATTCCGGATGGTAAGCTCTTTAGTTTGCGTTCGGTCTTTGATGGAATTCCAAGGATTGTCCAACAACTGCCTACAACCTTGATGTTGACGCTTGGAGGTGCGATTTTTGGCTTGGTGCTGGCCTTGGTTTTCGCCATTGTTAAAATCAATCGTGTTAAGATTCTATATCCCTTGCAGGCCTTTTTCGTTAGCTTTTTAAAAGGGACACCGATTTTGGTTCAGCTCATGTTGACCTACTACGGGATTCCACTTGCTCTGAAAGCACTCAATCAACAATGGGGAACTGGTTTTAATATCAATGCGATTCCAGCAGCGCTTTTTGCGATTGTGGCCTTTGCTTTTAATGAGGCTGCTTATGCAAGTGAAACGATTCGTGCAGCGATTCTCTCAGTTAATCCTGGTGAGATTGAGGCGGCACGCAGTCTGGGCATGACACGAGCACAAGTTTATCGTCGTGTGATTATTCCAAATGCAGCGGTGGTAGCGACACCGACTTTGATTAACTCCCTCATCGGCTTGACCAAGGGAACTTCTCTAGCCTTTAGCGCAGGTGTTGTGGAGGTCTTTGCTCAAGCTCAGATTTTGGGTGGAGCAGATTATCGTTACTTTGAGCGTTTCATCTCCGTAGCCCTTGTTTATTGGGTAGTCAATATCGGAATTGAAAGCCTCGGTCGTTTCATCGAGAAGAAAATGGCTATCTCAGCGCCGGATACAGTGTCTACAGATGTGAAAGGAGACCTTCGTTAA
- a CDS encoding amino acid ABC transporter ATP-binding protein yields the protein MIKISNLSKSFSGQTVLDHLDLDIQKGEVVALIGSSGAGKSTFLRSLNYLETPDSGTIQIDNFKVDFSQISQEEILTLRRKLSMVFQQFNLFERRTALDNVKEGLVVVKKLSDEEATKIAKEELAKVGLSDRENHYPRHLSGGQKQRVALARALAMKPDVLLLDEPTSALDPELVGEVEKSIADAAKSGQTMILVSHDMSFVAQVADKILFLDKGKIIESGTPDEIINHPKEERTKEFFASYKRTYI from the coding sequence ATGATTAAGATTTCGAATTTAAGCAAATCCTTTTCAGGTCAGACTGTCTTGGATCATCTGGACTTGGATATCCAAAAAGGAGAGGTAGTGGCCTTGATTGGTTCATCTGGAGCTGGGAAATCAACTTTTCTTCGTAGTTTGAACTACCTTGAAACTCCAGATAGTGGAACGATTCAGATTGACAATTTTAAAGTTGATTTTTCTCAGATTAGCCAAGAAGAAATCCTAACCCTTCGTCGCAAGTTGTCCATGGTTTTTCAACAGTTTAATTTGTTTGAACGTCGAACTGCTCTTGACAATGTCAAGGAAGGTTTGGTTGTCGTTAAAAAATTATCGGACGAGGAAGCAACAAAAATCGCTAAGGAAGAGTTGGCCAAGGTTGGACTTTCTGACCGTGAAAACCATTACCCTCGCCACTTATCAGGTGGACAAAAGCAACGGGTTGCCCTTGCGCGTGCTCTCGCTATGAAGCCAGATGTCTTGCTCTTGGACGAGCCCACTTCAGCCCTTGACCCAGAATTGGTCGGTGAAGTAGAGAAGTCTATTGCAGACGCTGCCAAGTCAGGTCAAACTATGATTTTGGTCAGTCATGACATGTCTTTTGTAGCCCAAGTGGCAGACAAGATTTTGTTCCTAGATAAGGGGAAAATCATCGAGTCAGGTACACCGGATGAAATCATCAATCATCCGAAAGAAGAACGGACAAAAGAATTCTTCGCTAGTTACAAACGGACTTATATTTGA